In the genome of bacterium, the window AATCCTTCGAGCGCATAATATTCGCACTGAATGGGAATCAGTACCGTATCCGCGGCCGATAGCGCATTAAGCGTGAGAAGACCGAGCGACGGCGGGCAATCAATGAGAATGTATTCGTACTGATCGCGAATCGGAGCAATGGCTTTTTTGAACATGTGTTCGCGTTCTTCGAGATTGACCAATTCGATTTCGGCGCCGACAAGGCGGATGTGCGCCGGAAGGAGATCCATACTGGGCATCATCGTTTTCAAAATCGTATCGGTCGCCGGAACGGTTTGAATCAGAACTTCATACGAACCGCGTTCGATTTTTTCGAGATCAAAACCGAGGCCGGTCGTGGAATTGGCCTGCGGATCCATATCAATAATAAGCGTGCGTTTGCCGGCATGGGCGAGGCTCGCAGAAAGATTGATCGAAGTCGTCGTTTTACCGACGCCACCTTTTTGGTTGGCTATGGCAATAATTCTGCCCATTCATTCTCCTGAAACGATGTGGAACACTGTATGATGTTTCACGAATAGCCCGCAAAGATAGGGAAGCGGGTTCTATT includes:
- a CDS encoding ParA family protein; translated protein: MGRIIAIANQKGGVGKTTTSINLSASLAHAGKRTLIIDMDPQANSTTGLGFDLEKIERGSYEVLIQTVPATDTILKTMMPSMDLLPAHIRLVGAEIELVNLEEREHMFKKAIAPIRDQYEYILIDCPPSLGLLTLNALSAADTVLIPIQCEYYALEGLRQLLNTIRLVQRHLNTDLTIEGVLMTMYDSRLNLSNQVVGEVKEYFKDKVFKNVIHRNIKLGEAPSFGKPIILYDPASVGSQDYMGVAKEVIANVITPQPA